From the genome of Procambarus clarkii isolate CNS0578487 chromosome 53, FALCON_Pclarkii_2.0, whole genome shotgun sequence:
tatgcaaaaaattatactggttttttggccaagaatgcaaactggcgattgtttgtttgtttatcacatggtcactgtaaagaagatgttgtccattgaatgtaggaagatatttagataaaaatgtcaaatggggacgatgtacagattaataatggccttaggaattgtttgtactagaaatcAGTAGCAAGTGGAGAGATATGGTGCTTGAACGCTTAGCCAGCATacactattatttaaaacaattttgtgtttatgagagagaaagagagagatagatgaGATCTTTACCATCTTTTAATTAATAGTTCTGAACTCCTTAAAACATACATAACTGAAACATGCTCATGTCTGAACATTTTGTCCTGCCTCAAGATCACATTGAACAAATAATGTCTTATCCCAGGCTGGACTGAAACTAATAGtcgcaatagcgtgatgcatcatatgggCGGGTCCAGGAGGCCGTGATGGGGACCCAAACTCGCACACGGAGTGGTCCCAGATGCACCCAATCCATAGTAGCCTAAACCCCAGGGACTCGCTCACATGACGCACAGTGTGACGTCAGAGTACCATTTGCTCATAACACTTGTGGAAAACACACTTATCACCTCAAATTTAATTAGGGACAAGTCGATATATTAACATATTTTTCTATGCCAATTGAAGGGCacgatgtgctagaggtcaccgACAGTGATATGTTGGAGATCCCCTGCTGTGTTGTGCTAAAGGTCACCAGTGGTGATGTGCTATAGGTCCCCGATGGTGATGTGCTAAAGGTCACCGGTGGTGATGTGCTAAAGGTCACCAGTGGTGATGTGCTATAGGTCCCCGATGGTGATGTGCTATAGGTCCCCGGTGGTGATCTGATTGGCAGtgaagtgttagaggtccctaacAGTGATGTGTTAGAGGTCCtcggtggtgatgtgctagaggtcactggcAGTGATGTGCTATATGTCCCTTGGTAGTGATATGCTAAAGGTTCCTGGCAGTGATGTGTTAGATGTCTccggtggtgatgtgctagatGTCCCCAGcagtgatgtgctagaggtcctcGGTGGTGATGTGCTAAAGGTCCTAAGCAGCAATGTCCCCAGcagtgatgtgctagaggtccccGGCAGTGATGTGCTTAAGGTCCTAAGCAGTGATGTCCCCAGCAGTGATGTTCACTAGCAGTGATGTGCTAAAGGTCATCAACAGCGATATCACTAGCAGTGATGTGCTAAAGGTCATCAGCAGTGATGTCCCCAGCAGtgatggtctctctctctctctctctctctctctctctctctcttctctctctctctctctctctctcttctctctctctctctctctctctctctctctttctcattcactctctctctctcttctttctcattcactctctctctctctctctctctctttctcattcattctctctctctctctctctctctctctctctctctctctctctctctctctctctctctctctctctctctctctctttctcattcactctctctctctctctctctctctctctctctctctctctcctctctctctctctctctctctctctctctctctctctctctctctctctctctctcccctctctctctctctctctctctctctctctctctctctctctctttctctctctctctctctctctctctctctctctctctctcttctctctctccttctctctctctctctctctctctctctctctctctctctctctctctctctctctctctctctctctctctctctctctctctctctctctctctctctccctccctccctctctctctctctctctctctctctctctctctctctctctctctctctctctctctctctctctctctctctctctcctctctctctctctcactctctctctctcatttactctctctctctctcgcacgcaCAAAAGGAGCAAGGCCCGAGAAGAAGCAACAAGTGTAGATGACAGATAAGCAGGTGCGGCCGGTCTGCAGCGACCGAACAGATGGAACGCTCATCACTGGTCACTAGCTCTCTACATATGTAAATTACATAGCCTTGATAATGTTCTTGTGGTCGATATTTGATATAACCTATCGGGCGTATATACACTGGACAGCATAGAGGTTGTGAGCACTACGCCGCCGCCTGCAGTATTGTAAAGTTggtagcagaattcaccaagcgttggtttgttcacccaccaatagggaacgtgagctgggcttagaccgtcgtgagacaggttagttttaccctactgttaaactgtgttgttgcgacagcagtcctgctcagtacgagaggaacggcaggtccggacaaatggttccgttcttggtcgttCGGCCAGTTGTGGTGTGgcttgggttgtggtgtggctgggcttgtggtgtggctggggttgtggtgtggcttgggtgtggtgtggctggggttgtggtgtggcttgggttgtggtgtggctgggttgtggtgtggctgggttgtggtgtggctggggttgtggtgtggcttgggttgtggtgtggctggggttgtggtgtggcttgggttgtggtgtggctggggttgtggtgtggctggggttgtggtgtggcttgggttgtggtgtggctggggttgtggtgtggctggggttgtggtgtggcttgggttgtggtgtggctggggttgtggtgtggcttgggttgtggtgtggctggggttgtggtggtggggttgtggtgtggctggggttgtggtgtggctagggttgtggtgtggctggggttgtggtgtggctggggttgtggtgtggctggggttgtgggatggtgtagctggagtggggtcgctgggggtggtagtgttgcaggggtggtgtggctggagtgtggtggtagtgaaacTGTGATCGTGttagggggtgtgggtgtagtggatgtGGTGGAGTTTTGTGGgtatagtgggtgtggtgggtgtgatggggtgttgtgggtggtgtgggtgtagagggtgtggtgtgggtgtggttggctggtgtgggtgttgtgggttgagggtttggtgtgggtggggttggctggtgtgggtgtggttggcttgtggtaggttggtgtgggtgtagtgggtgtgataagctggtgtggatgtggttggctggagtgggtgtggtatgtgatgtgggtgtgatgtgggtgtgggtggtgggtgtgggtgtgggtgtggttggctggtgtgggtgttgtgggttgagggtttggtgtgggtggggttggctggtgtgggtgttgttggcttgtggtaggttggtgtgggtgtagtgggtgtgattggctggtgtggatgtggttggctggagtgggtgtgttaggttggtgtggctgtagtgggtgtggtatgtgatgtgggtgtgggtggtgggtgtggttggctggtgtgggtgttgtgggttgagggttttgtgtgggtggggttggctagtgtgggtgtggttggcttgtggtaggttggtgtgggtgtagtgggtgtgattggctggtgtggatgtggttggctggagtgggtgtagtaggttggtgtggctgtagtgggtgtggtatgtgatgtgggtgtgatgtgggtggtgggtgtgggtgtgggcgttgtgggttgagggttttgtgtgggtggggttggctagtgtgggtgtggttggcttgtggtaggttggtgtgggtctagtgggtgtgattggctggtgtggatgtggttggctggagtgggtgtggtaggttggtgtggctgtagtgggtgtggtatgtgatgtgggtgtaatgtgggtgtgggtggtggttgtgggtgtgggtgtggaggtttAATGCACTGGGTTCCAGAAGGATGCAGACTGAGAATAAATGAGCCTCCACATGCCTCTGGTGGTACCTCACTGTGTTCGTAATGTttcaaattattatatacttttgaATTTTGTTAGATTTTCTACAAAGTTTATTAGTTTTGacattttgtttattctgtcaaaTAAAAGCAACATAGAACACTTTCCATGGCGTTGACCCCCACCGACCATTGGTGACCCTCGCCCCACTGGCCGCATGACCAGCTACACACACCAGCTAAACCCACAAGCTgcacccaccagccacacccaccagctaaacccaccagccacacctactagctacacccaccacccacacataccagccacacacacaagccacacccaacagctacacacactagctacacccaacagctagctacatacactagctaaacaccagccacacccacactacccacaacaccccagacacacccaccagccacacccacactacccacaacaccCCAGCCACTCTTCATTGTCTTCAAAATTTCATATTGTTTCCCCCAGGGAATGCGCCATACAATACCGAAATTGCCCTCGTCTATTTATTGTCTCTGAGACAGGAGTTCATCAAAATTTACACTGATTATAAGAGTCTGACCCATCATGCTGTATTATGTAATTAATTAATCTGACTAACAATTAAGCTACTCACTTGACTGAGTGTATGTTTTTGACTGACTAGATGGATTGATTAGGATTAAGCCACCAATGAGATGACacgaaataaattttatttagtatTATGAGGTCGCAGCTATCATATATGGGGGATATTTCTTGTTCAGTTGTTggacactcttttttttttttttttttttttttttacctggacTTTGTGACTTcaaggtggttactgcaagattgggaGGAGTATTCACACGTTGGTTGCTTCAGGCAGAAGATCCATTCTCTTCCGGCGGGGTTTACCAATCCCCCATTTTAATGAATGAATCTGTAACCATATTTTATAACCAAACTGATATTTTCCCTATGGATTAATTCCTTTTGGGATTGCCGAGGGCAAACCTTCTGTTACTACTatctctgttgttgaatgaaagattccgatggtgatatatttctacgttgtttttcgtgtagcttttgagtctgtTGTACTTTTAGTGacagtacctaaccaacccttcaatattgaaattgtttccagtttccaatgggataattattatgaaaacacattgatttttataatttgtattaaaacaacatttttcgttgatcttatattttaagcctgatttaggactcattgcatatattttgagtttgcaaatactaatttttataccaaaaatattacaattagtgaaaacaggttaagtgatgggacataccaatagactatgtctcttctttcaaataccttggagtctctgtcccttgtacctcaactgcagtcaataagttacatcaacaatgtagagacagactcaaggctctcagaactgtagtggggtacagcccgaaatatggtgttaatattagaatagcaagaatgatgtatttagcgtataaaggtctctgatagactatcatgcaccagctttggtcctgcagaatggcaaaagtattgatagactggaaaaaatgcaaaatgaagcactcagaattatacttggctgtcctataactaccaaagttctcaacatgcggaaagaattaaatatacttagcattcgagatagaatatttgaaattaatcttatgatgggactaaagctgctgcgtgataacaaaaacaacattgtgtcagttgcactgttagaacacatacgaaatggaactagcgagtctaaatggattcaaagaactgccactcatataaaaatgatgggactgcacgatgtatatacagatgaaagagtacagcacttccttccaccctggcagatagtaccttttgacatcctgacccctgcataccccaccaagaaactaatcacaagcaaccctcatgctcagcttgctgctaaattaagcaccatagaacacattcacaatatacaagctgaaaacaacattgcacagaccatatacactgacggatcactcaatacagctacagggagggcaggaagtgctgttattgctcatcagcccaatGGCAGCACAAttgaaagaaatatccgaattagtaactgggcgtccacaatgcaagccgagttggtagcaatactggtagcactcgaaattattgacaacactgaagtagacagcttaattatttctgactccctatcttcactacgagcaataaacagtttgcaatcaagtaataacgtgcttgtcttggaagctagacgtagatatataagaatacttagcaagagggtaaatataaaaatgttgtggattccttctcacattggcatgcaggaacatgacaaagttgacgcccttgctaaggctgcagtaaataaagacagtattgaacggaatcttgagttatcaaataggtcccttaaaagtgtcattagacgagaactcctggatggacttgaagaaagtagaacagtgcaaactggaactagcaggtccattgttcatcacaatgaaatgtgtgaagtaaaacatgtgtatggggcaagtaacaaagtcagtagactaacagatgtcacagctcgtataagatttggctacaagtatctctggcagttcggcttgtatagggatctagatgaagtaaagtgtaaagtgtgtggacataggcagggacacacactcgaacactatatcttggattgttgtaaaattgagccttttagagataaatctaagctcactctgtatgatatggcaaccatggataaattattaccatggataatattattattattaaattattaaattattaccatggataaattacctgaaatccttgcactgtacccacattttgcttccagtagatgaacgacatatgagattcagaaacaagtagtgtattgtgaggactaataataaacagaagctccccactttctgatgaggtctgataaagaccttttgtgacctctgtaatgcttttgcgctaccgctcacaggatgagtatggggtgcacaataaactagccgccttcggcggcaacaatcaaaaatcaAATCACAATTTACCCAACATTGGACAGTGTATGTGTATGTCTATAATGGGAACCCCTGTAAGAGAACCTCTTGAAACACTTGTCACATTCAAAAGGCTTCTCCCCTGTATGTAGTCGACGGTGTTCTGTTAAGGCTTCTTTTCGCTTAAATGCTTTTGGGCAAATATCACATGTGAATCTGCGTTCGTCtgaataattgtatttgtgttggGCAAGGAACGATTGTGGATTTAATACCCCCAAATGGCGAATCAGTGCCAACTTACATTTCAACTCTTCAATATatacagaggttagttttggcgatgctgatggtttagatttaagggagagatcgatcggttttacatcatcaacctcatttccatttgctctcattgcatgaccattgttaagaggagggtagtaggctaaaccggggggtgccaacAGGGACGGgtaaaacgacgagtcaatgcttacaaccttgggattagcctgagtgttggatggagctgactgaccctcacaataGTCACTGAAACGTGGAGAACGAACCTTCTTTCCATTACTAGTGGTCTGGGCAGAATCTGTATCTCTTTCATCATCCCTACTCCCCAAAATGTTATGTTGAGGTGGTTGCTGTAGTTTTTGTTGTTGATGGGATTGTTCATCTAACCAGGCAAGAGTGTGTTGATGTGGGCATCACCAGGAGACGAGAGCCTCTCCCCCCACAGTGCCACATTCACACACTTTTTGTCCCTTCGTCTCGCCCATGGCCCCATCGTCCATGCCTTCATGGCCTCCACCAGCGACATCTTTGATGCGCCCTTGACTATGTTGGGACTGAGAAATGTTATGTTGAGTTGGTTGCTGTTGTCcattgtcactgccccggggcacaaACCCAGCCTCTAGACAACTGCCCGAGTGACAGTTTCTTTGTGGTGGGATTTTCTGGTCTGGGTTGGAAGAGGGCTGTGTGTCAGGTCCAACATGCGCCATGTTCAGATGATTGATGAGCCGCTTAGTACTGGggtcctgaaatttttttaggGATAAAGGTTGTTAcatcagaccattattaaattagtCTATAGACATCCAaactataaaaaagaaaaaaaaaatgaatcctatgatcattgagaaacaatattcattgctggtaaattttacattgtaatttttacatccctaggcattccataaaattcaattttagacAATTATTGATCACAAAAATTAcgaaaattacacacacaaaaaaaaataaaaaaaaataatactctAACCCTTAAGAAGGAACGACGAGAATACGACTTCACTCACTATACTGAATGGATTTCTTCAAGGGTTTAAACACATGTTGTCACTGGGTGTGAACTACGAGGTAGACTCAGGGAGTAAGGAGCTATCACATCCTTTTTATTCCTTGAGGACAATCTAGTGGCCAGCGACGAAGAGCTCAGGTCTCGAAGCTCCGGCGAGTATTATGTTATCCGATACTCGTATATAATATTTGGCCCAATGGACTTCAGGGAGCCGTTGAGTTAACACACCATAACGCCAACACCAATATTTATGGGAAATGTCATTACTTACTTGATCAATGAGAGGAGCCCCTCGTCGGAGGATTCCGAGGAGGAATCTTCATTTCTCAGATGAATCTTCGTCGTCACGGTTCACTCCAAACCCACTTCGGCTGGCAATATTTGAAAGGTGAAAAATACTTTTGAATATTATCTTATAGACCTGATGCTTCATATCCTTCTTCTCCCTATCCTTCTGCCAATCCTTCTTCTGCCAATtcttatttcttttcttggagggtgtgttaagatcattatcatctgatgaggtctttttgatcaatggTTGAATTGAAAAAATGTGTCAGTTTTGGAACTGTGAATGGGTTTACAAGATGGAGGGAAGgtgattttttttgggggggaaaggtCTGGGGTAGATTGAGTTAAGGAAAACTCATCTGAGTCAATTTTGTTCAGAGTGAACAATGACATACTAATTTGGGGAAGGGAATTATCCATACGGATACCATTCCATATGTTTAATATGTGAAGGGGATCGGGGTCTTTGCCACATACAGTTTTGACAAGCATGCATTCACCTTGTACAATGGAGGACATTTACTCACTAAAACCTTTGGGGTTAGTAGAATTAAAAAGGGGAATGGGACTGGAAATCCTCTCGTTGGCTCCGCCCACTTCACCCGTGATTGGTGCTCCATCAAGCCAATCACAACAGACCGGCCGCACAGCTACCACGACTCACATATCAAACACTTAATTCTTTTAAAACAGTAAGGTTAACTCTTTTTTAATACTTATTTAAAACAGAAAGAATAGCTCGATGACAGAATTGATGATAAAAGAAATTGACCATGGTCTTCAGCCTTTTATTCACATCACCCAAAGTTTGGTTGATGAAAATAAAtcttttttaaatacaaataagtatgacagatttgacagaaaacattaaattgtcaaatcttcatcacccagccaaatcttttatttattctatcaatgaaaacctaaattttaaatcccaaaatgattttaataaaattatgaaaaacattttgcatggtgatgtagaatcccctattctaaatattatagaaaacaaagctcttaaacaacatatgttaaaaaaatacccatttaaactctatgaagaacacattaacaatgtaaataaacttgcccaagatcttgggtttgaaaacgaaactcaatttcttgaatatttagaaagtaatccttcaccaactgattccaaattaactaaaatttttaacactatgaccaaatgggctggtaaacataaaagtttgatattgaaatctgcgatattattaggtgtaggtgttgcttttcttgaatatttgaacaaatacaatcggaagaacagtggttgttttagataccatgttggaaaaggacattccctaaaaaaagaagtatatttgaccagattttgtaaattccctatcaatcgggttgattatattaactatgacatactaaatgataatactcatccattgttcaataaaaaagtctggaactgtcaatttgatattccaaattctgcagaaacccaaaacatattaaatttgggctgtaagggaatatgttgtccccataactacaattatctttcacaatttgtccagggttatgaacctatttctaatttagaaaataaagaaatattttatatatataaatgtgaacagggaacaattttaagaaatattgccgaaattttaggagatggtattggcgaagtgattcaaggcattgggcaatctgatatatggcagtttatattgaaatcaattaaaaatattggctgggttatacttttaattttattattaataataatgttaggcccattgataatggtgatcaaatagcgacatatgagtacactaatgggtggtgtggtgtatggtgcattgatgtaataatatacaatatttactcACGGAGCTTATTTGCCAAGAAAATGTTTAACTACCATTGCAACATTCATTaacatatttcataaataattctcgaggtaacccaccatattcatatgcaatgtataagaaggatataccccaggggacctctgttatatgtccatcaatatttcgtaaaattttccatgattttaaattttctttttccttttctaaatAGGAAATTTCATATTGAACTTCAACACTGGAATGGGAATAAATTTCTgatgattgtggtagtggtggttgttgtgtggtggtggtagtggtggtggcggtggtggtggtggtaattgataaaaatattttgaaggaaaatcaGAAACGTAACATGAAGAAGGTGGAATTACATAAATTGAATGTGGCACTGAAGTCATATAATAAGGTACAATCATAAATTGAGTTGTTTGCAATGGTATTTGTGGAATGGTTGgttgataataataatcatttcgatgacacccatattcttcaccaccaccaccaccaccaccactattccaactttcagcttcaccatttactccagcttccaccatgattCCTCTCAGCATTCTGGTAAATGAATCCtcaaatttctttattatattgatgaatattaaaaaaattaataaatactcttaacaatttcataatgaaaactgttactgtctctgatattgcaattgcaacttacatagtacatcgtatatcacaacgaaaaacaatggagattcttcaacaaagaaatggaagtaagtattttaaaaatattatcattcagaatataccatggaaaaatattcctcccaatttccccaaagctttcttagatgaaaatcctaacgactttgaagttaaattcacaaCGCTAGGTTGTAACATGCTAAAATGTTATTATGATGTAAAAACTGCTTGTCAGCCCGGATCTGGATCAGCTATTTTAATAAACGAACGTGAATATGCCTGTAGTGAAGCATGTTATGCTGCTTATAATGAGGTCCTTGAATTTCTTCAAGAAAGATTTCGTAATGATTTAAAATCTATTCTAAACAATACAGAAACAGAC
Proteins encoded in this window:
- the LOC123764607 gene encoding zinc finger E-box-binding homeobox protein zag-1-like produces the protein MAHVGPDTQPSSNPDQKIPPQRNCHSGSCLEAGFVPRGSDNGQQQPTQHNISQSQHSQGRIKDVAGGGHEGMDDGAMGETKGQKVCECGTVGGEALVSWDDERDTDSAQTTSNGKKVRSPRFSDYCEGQSAPSNTQANPKVVSIDSSFYPSLLAPPGLAYYPPLNNGHAMRANGNEVDDVKPIDLSLKSKPSASPKLTSVYIEELKCKLALIRHLGVLNPQSFLAQHKYNYSDERRFTCDICPKAFKRKEALTEHRRLHTGEKPFECDKCFKRFSYRGSHYRHTHTLSNVG